In Ipomoea triloba cultivar NCNSP0323 chromosome 7, ASM357664v1, a single genomic region encodes these proteins:
- the LOC116024156 gene encoding uncharacterized protein LOC116024156: MKVSPNVDKTKYCRFHRYVGHDTDEWNVLKRQIEELIQIGYFKQFVKQPGQQQPHNPPNNVWRKVDGSEPSTSNARKREHDQITEVDEVEKEAEEPGNTRSRRYISFMGDSREETHRLKERNGVAKGPLPHRDALVIKMDINDTIVHRILVDTGSSANVMYYNAFTKLGLPRSQLKEVRTPLYGFTGDSIETEGSVILPVEIGTSPNV; the protein is encoded by the exons ATGAAAGTTTCTCCAAACGTGGACAAGACCAAGTACTGCAGATTCCATAGGTATGTCGGCCACGACACAGATGAGTGGAACGTGTTAAAGCGACAAATTGAAGAACTTATCCAGATAGGCTATTTTAAACAATTTGTCAAGCAACCAGGTCAACAGCAGCCGCACAACCCACCAAACAATGTTTGGAGGAAGGTTGATGGCTCTGAACCATCTACCTCGAATGCTAGAAAAAGGGAGCATGACCAAATAACAGAGGTAGATGAAGTTGAAAAGGAAGCGGAGGAGCCAGGCAACACAAGAAGCAGACGATACATTTCATTTATGGGGGACTCGCGGGAGGAGACACACCGGCTGAAAGAAAGAAATGGAGTCGCCA AAGGTCCATTACCTCATCGAGACGCGTTGGTGATCAAGATGGACATCAATGATACCATAGTACATCGCATACTAGTCGACACTGGGAGCTCAGCCAACGTGATGTACTACAACGCCTTCACCAAATTGGGGCTACCTAGGAGCCAGCTCAAAGAGGTACGAACCCCACTCTATGGATTTACAGGGGACTCAATAGAGACCGAGGGATCCGTGATCTTGCCAGTAGAGATAGGCACGAGTCCCAACGTCTAG
- the LOC116026174 gene encoding serine/threonine-protein phosphatase PP1 isozyme 2-like, translated as MGQNGQAAIQPDVLDDIISRLRNGRNARHVHLSEHEIRSLCTASRQIFLHQPNLLELEAPIKICGDIHGQYGDLLRLFGYGGFPPEANYLFLGDYVDRGKQSLETICLLLAYKIKYPENFFLLRGNHECGSINRIYGFYDECKSRFNVKLWKTFTDCFNCLPVAALIDDKILCMHGGLSPDLGNLDQIRKLPRPTDVPDSGLLSDLLWSDPSREVRGWGMNDRGVSYTFGPDKVAEFLMRHDMDLVCRAHQVVEDGYEFFADRQLVTIFSAPNYCGEFDNAGAMMSVDEDLICSFQILRPNR; from the exons ATGGGTCAAAATGGGCAGGCGGCGATACAGCCTGACGTTCTGGATGATATAATCTCGCGGTTGAGGAACGGCAGGAATGCAAGGCATGTCCACCTCTCTGAACATGAGATTCGCTCTCTCTGCACCGCTTCCAGACAAATCTTCCTTCACCAGCCCAATCTTCTCGAGCTCGAAGCTCCCATCAAGATCTGCG GTGATATTCATGGGCAATACGGAGATCTGTTGAGGCTTTTTGGGTATGGAGGGTTCCCTCCCGAGGccaattatttgtttttagGGGACTATGTGGACCGGGGCAAGCAGAGTTTGGAAACAATATGCCTTTTACTTGCATACAAGATCAAATACCCAGAAAACTTTTTCCTTCTAAGAGGGAACCATGAGTGTGGTTCCATCAACCGGATATATGGGTTCTACGATGAATGTAAGAGCAGGTTTAACGTGAAGCTGTGGAAAACTTTTACTGATTGCTTCAATTGTCTCCCCGTGGCTGCTCTCATAGACGACAAGATACTGTGTATGCATGGTGGTCTTTCCCCGGACCTGGGAAATTTAGATCAGATTAGGAAGTTACCTCGTCCCACAGATGTTCCAGACTCCGGTTTGCTTTCTGATTTGCTTTGGTCGGATCCTAGTAGGGAAGTTAGAGGTTGGGGAATGAATGATAGGGGGGTTTCATACACTTTTGGTCCTGATAAGGTTGCAGAATTCTTGATGCGCCATGATATGGACCTTGTGTGTCGTGCACACCAG GTTGTGGAAGATGGGTATGAATTTTTTGCTGATAGGCAGCTAGTAACAATATTTTCTGCTCCCAACTACTGTGGCGAATTTGATAATGCTGGTGCAATGATGAGTGTTGATGAAGATCTAATTTGCTCCTTTCAAATTCTTAGGCCAAACAGATAG